A genomic window from Pungitius pungitius chromosome 12, fPunPun2.1, whole genome shotgun sequence includes:
- the hspb9 gene encoding heat shock protein beta-9 produces the protein MMSQHAALTGLFADDPFFTQEGLLWPLRHELLSSLQQDFFNQRTKVADSLLGGIHNRHHSLNFSQFPLVSSSLMRLSGTKEKDTTRKELHKEAQLATSNSNDLLVTLDARGYAPNDITVKLEGRSLAVVAMKQAGAEESQSCASSSSNASFCSSASSQMGFVQKIDLPPHLDLAGLSCSLMDNGQLRIHAPVAKQPIGEEQEVPVRFRTSLDFPISKDKTGEEQRD, from the exons ATGATGTCCCAGCATGCAGCCTTGACCGGCTTGTTCGCCGATGACCCTTTCTTCACCCAGGAGGGGTTGCTGTGGCCGCTGCGTCACGAGCTTCTCTCATCACTGCAACAAGACTTCTTCAACCAGAGAACCAAAGTGGCTGACAGCCTCCTGGGAGGAATTCACAACAGGCATCACTCGCTCAATTTTAGCCAGTTTCCCCTGGTTTCCTCCAGTTTAATGAG GTTGAGTGGTACTAAAGAGAAGGACACTACCAGGAAGGAGCTCCACAAGGAAGCCCAGCTGGCCACATCAAACAGCAATGACCTCCTTGTGACCCTGGATGCTCGCGGTTATGCCCCCAACGACATCACTGTCAAACTGGAGGGGCGGAGCCTGGCAGTGGTGGCTATGAAGCAGGCCGGAGCAGAAGAAAGCCAGTCCTgtgcctcttcttcctccaacgcctccttctgctcctctgcctcctctcagATGGGATTTGTCCAGAAGATTGACCTTCCACCTCACCTGGATCTGGCGGGTCTTTCCTGTTCCCTGATGGATAACGGCCAGCTGCGTATCCATGCCCCTGTGGCCAAGCAGCCAATcggtgaggagcaggaggtgccCGTTCGATTCAGGACGTCACTGGACTTTCCTATTTCCAAGGACAAGACTGGAGAAGAACAGCGAGACTAA
- the igf2bp1 gene encoding insulin-like growth factor 2 mRNA-binding protein 1 isoform X3, with amino-acid sequence MSRETSRFPRVPRPSRQQNPTRLQPERWRPPASRPEVTVTSKGDCSTHAGQQAFYSERTRKLQIRNIPPHLQWEVLDGLLAQCGTVENCEQVNTESETAVVNVTYASREHARQAIQKLNGYQFENNALRVSYIPDENSEADGVQRGPDNGRRGYGPRGGPRGGSPNSGMPPKPPHADIPLRLLVPTQYVGAIIGKEGATIRNITKQTQSKIDVHRKENAGAAEKPISIHSTPEGCSSACRMILDIMQQEAKDTKTADEVPLKILAHNNFVGRLIGKEGRNLKKVEQDTDTKITISPLQDLTLYNPERTITVKGSLENCSNAEVEVMKKVREAYENDIAAMNQQTHLIPGLNLGALGLFPSSSNMPPPPPGNAPGSAPYGCFGAPEQETVHVYIPAQAVGAIIGKKGQHIKQLSRFAGASIKIAPAEAPDCKMRMVVVTGPPEAQFKAQGRIYGKLKEENFFGPKEEVKLETHIKMAAAAAGRVIGKGGKTVNELQNLTAAEVVVPREQTPDENDQVIVKINGHFYASQLAQRKIRDILTQVKQPQKGGMGPGSGPAPNPQGFTEMGSPTQGLTQDHQPRRK; translated from the exons GACCAGGAAACTGCAGATCAGAAACATTCCACCTCACCTGCAGTGGGAG GTGCTGGATGGTCTGTTGGCTCAGTGTGGAACCGTAGAGAACTGTGAACAAG TGAACACCGAGAGTGAGACGGCCGTGGTCAACGTCACGTATGCATCCAGGGAGCACGCCAGGCA AGCCATCCAGAAGCTCAACGGCTACCAGTTTGAGAACAACGCCCTGCGCGTCTCCTACATCCCCGACGAGAACTCCGAGGCAGATGGGGTCCAGCGGGGGCCCGACAACGGCCGGCGTGGCTACGGCCCCCGCGGTGGGCCCCGCGGCGGCTCACCTAACTCGGGCATGCCCCCCAAGCCGCCGCACGCCGACATCCCCCTGCGGCTGCTGGTGCCCACGCAGTACGTCGGCGCCATCATCGGCAAGGAGGGCGCCACCATCCGCAACATCACCAAGCAGACGCAGAGCAA AATCGACGTGCACCGCAAGGAGAATGCAGGCGCCGCTGAGAAGCCCATCAGCATCCACTCGACCCCCGAGGGCTGCTCGTCGGCCTGCCGCATGATCCTGGACATCATGCAGCAGGAGGCCAAGGACACAAAGAC TGCTGATGAGGTTCCTCTAAAGATTCTGGCTCACAACAACTTTGTGGGACGCCTGATTGGGAAGGAGGGACGCAACCTGAAAAAAGTGGAGCAGGACACGGACACCAAGATCACCATCTCCCC TCTCCAGGACCTGACGCTGTACAACCCAGAGAGGACCATCACAGTCAAAGGCTCGTTGGAAAACTGCTCCAACGCCGAGGTGGAGGTCATGAAGAAGGTCAGAGAGGCCTACGAGAACGACATCGCTGCGATGAAT CAACAGACCCACCTGATCCCCGGCTTAAACCTTGGTGCTCTGGGCCTCTTCCCGTCCTCCTCCAATATGCCTCCTCCCCCGCCTGGAAACGCGCCCGGTAGCGCCCCCTACGGCTGCTTTGGG GCTCCGGAGCAGGAGACGGTCCACGTTTACATTCCAGCACAGGCAGTGGGAGCCATCATCGGCAAGAAAGGGCAGCACATCAAACAGCTCAGCCGCTTTGCCGGGGCTTCCATCAAG ATCGCCCCAGCTGAAGCTCCAGACTGTAAAATGAGGATGGTGGTCGTGACGGGACCCCCAGAGGCTCAGTTTAAG GCTCAGGGCAGAATCTACGGcaagctgaaggaggagaactTCTTTGGACCGAAGGAGGAGGTCAAACTGGAGACTCACATCAAGATGGCCGCCGCAGCTGCGGGGAGGGTTATTGGCAAGGGGGGCAAGACG GTGAACGAGCTGCAGAACCTGACAGCGGCTGAGGTGGTGGTCCCCAGGGAGCAGACACCTGATGAAAACGACCAGGTCATTGTGAAGATCAATGGACATTTCTACGCCAGCCAG TTGGCTCAGAGGAAAATCCGTGACATCCTGACCCAAGTGAAGCAGCCACAGAAAGGGGGCATGGGTCCAGGCTCGGGCCCCGCCCCTAACCCCCAGGGCTTCACAGAGATGGGCAGCCCCACGCAGGGATTGACTCAGGACCACCAGCCACGCAGGAAGTGA